CAAAAAAATATCCGATACGGAATACGAGTTATTGTTTAAGGGTAAAATATTGGAAGGTTGGCATGTGTATTCCCAATATACCGCTGAAGGAGGTTCCCTACCGAGCGAATTCACTTTTGAAGGAGCCGGGAAGGATTACGAACTGATTGGAAAAACTACAGAGAGCGAGACGATAACCGAGTATAGCGATGTCTTTGAAGTGGACGAGACTTTTTTTAAAAAAAATGCTGTCTTTACGCAGCGCATAAAATTATTGAAGCCCGATTTGAACCAGATTTCGGTCAACCTGTTTTATCAAATATGTAAAGAGGTCTGTATTCCAAAAGATGAGTTGTTCCAAATCTCGTTGGATGGTACTGCTTTTCAAACTTCAAAACAGGAATTGGATGAGCGTAGTGCAGCGTTGGGGTCTTCCTTAAAGCTTGATTTAAAGAATAAGAATTTATTGGATAAGGATGGTCTGGAAACCATTAGAGGTAAATCAAACATGATATGGATGGTTTTTGGTCTAGGCTTTTTAGGGGGACTTATCGCATTGTTGACTCCTTGTGTTTTTCCAATGATCCCTCTAACTGTTTCCTTTTTTACAAAACGCACGAAACAAAAATCAAAAGGAATTGCCGATGCCCTATTGTACGGTTTCTTTATTGTACTCATCTATTTTTTGCTCAGCCTGCCGTTTCACCTATTCGATTCGGTCGATTCACAAATCTTGAATACCATAGCGACCAATATTTGGCTCAACGTACTCTTCTTTGCCATTTTTGTCTTTTTTGCCTTTTCGTTCTTTGGATATTATGAGCTGACCTTACCAAGCTCATGGGCCAATAAAATGGATGCAGCATCGTCCAAAGTAGGAGGAGGGATGGGCATATTTTTTATGGCGTTGACATTGGCCATTGTTTCTTTTTCGTGCACCGGACCTATTCTTGGCGGACTCTTGGGAAGCACCACATTGGCCGAAGGTAGCGTGGCCACAAATCTTTCTGCAGGTATGGTAGGTTTTGGTCTTGCATTGGCATTGCCGTTTGCGCTTTTTGCACTTTTTCCTGCGTGGTTGAATTCTTTGCCAAAATCAGGTGGATGGATGACAACGGTAAAAGTGGTCTTGGGCTTTTTGGAACTTGCCTTGGCCTTTAAATTTCTTTCAAATGCAGATTTGGTCGGAAATTGGGGGATTTTTAAAAGGGAGATTTTCTTGGGAATTTGGATAGTGTTGTTCGTTTTGATGACACTTTACCTCTTTGGAGTGTTCAGGTTTCCACACGATGGACCAAAACAAGGGCTCTCTTCAACAAGAAAGTTTGTGGGATTTTTGAGTCTTGCCTTTTCGGTATATCTCATATTGGGGGTATTAAATATGGCAAATTTAAAATTGCTAAGTGGTTTTCCGCCACCAGATTTCTATAGTATAAAAGAGACCGAAAGCGACTGTCCCTTGGGACTGGATTGCTATAAAGATTTTGAAGAGGGTTTGGCATATGCCCAAAAAGTGAACAAACCTATACTTTTGGATTTTACAGGTTGGGCCTGCGTAAACTGCAGAAAAATGGAAGAAAATGTTTGGAGCGATTCCAGCATCTATCCAATACTTAAGGAGGAGTATGTTTTGATTTCTTTATATGTTGATGATAGGAAAGAGCTTCCGGACGATGAAAAATTTGATTTTGAGTATGATTCAGGAAGAATAAAGGAAATTGAAACCATCGGACAAAAATGGGGAACTTTTCAAACCATAAACTTTAATGCTGCCTCCCAACCATATTATGTATTGCTCTCTCCCAATCTTGAAATTCTAAATGACGCGGTACAATACGTTGATACCGAAGAATATGAAAGGTGGCTTAAATCTGGTCTTGAAAAATATCAGTTCTCTATGAATAGATAAGTTGTATTTTCCTGTACTTTTAGTACAATTTTCTAAAATAGCTTACCTTAGATTCACTAAAAAATCAATCAAATTTTCAAGTGAAGAGACTAAAGAAAGTGCTGCTTATCATTGCCAGTATCCTATTAATTCTGGTTATAGGTGTTTTTGTTTTTATAAATACCCTAAAGCCAGATTATGACGGAGAAAAAAAACTATCCAACCTTACTGGCGATGTAAATGTTTATTTTGATACGTATGGAATTCCACATATTTATGCAGACAAGCAAGAAGATGCCTTTCGTGCCTTAGGATATGTGCATGCCCAGGACCGGCTTTGGCAGATGGAATTGTTGAGACGGGTTGCCAAAGGAAAACTCTCAGAGGTTTTTGGCAAAGATTTGTTGGAGACCGATAAATTTTTTCTTTCTCTAGGGATTGATGACCATACCAAGCGTACAGTTTCTCAACTTGATATGCAAAGTGAAATGGTTGTGCTCTCCAAAGCATATCTGGACGGAATAAATGAATTTATAGAAAAGGGACCGACCCCAGTAGAGTTTTATTTAACGGGATTGGATAAAGAACCTTTTGTACTTGAGGATATTTATGATGCGGTCGGTTACATGGCTTTTAGCTTTGCCATGGCACATAAAACCGACCCGCTATTGACCAATATCAAAAACCAACTTGGTGAATCGTACTTGAAGGATTTAGCGATTACGTCCGATACCTCTACCGTTTGGATAAAAAACTATAGCAATACAATTTCAGACTCACTGGAAACCAATATTGCGATGAGGGTGGACGATATCATGAAAAAATTGCCCATCCCTCAATTTGAGGGAAGCAATAGCTGGGTCTTGGCACCCGAAAAGACAAAATCGGGGAAGGTTATTTTTGCCAACGACCCACATATTGGTTTTGCACAACCTTCCGTTTGGTACGAAGCACATGTTAGCACACCCGATTACGAGAAATATGGGTATCATATTGCAGGTGTACCCTTTCCACTGTTGGGGCATGATAGAAATCTTGCCTATGGGCTTACCATGTTTCAGAACGATGACCTGAATTTTTACTATGAGCAAACAAACCCTTCTGACAGCGCAAAGTACAGGACAGAACTCGGTTGGAAAGACTATGAATATGTTACGAAGGAAATCAAGGTTAAAGATGCCAAATCCATATCCTTCACCTATAAGAAAACAAGGCATGGCCCTATTATGAACGGTATTGCCAAACAGATATCCGAGGAAAAGCCTATTGCAATGTCCTGGGTGTATACCAAAGAGAAAAACGAGGTAATGAATGCACTTTATGGTATGACCCATGCAAAAGATATTGATGGATTTAAAGCTGCACTTCCAAAAATTCATGCTCCCGGGCTTAATGTCATGTATGGGGACGCCAAAGGTAATGTGGCTTGGTGGGCTTCGGCAAAATTGTATACCATGCCCGATAGCATTTCCACGAAGTTTGTGTTGGACGGTGCATCAGGAAAACAAGAATCCCTTGGCTATTTAGATTTTTCAAAGAACCCAAGTGCCATAAACCCACCTTGGAACTACGTATATTCCGCAAACAATCAACCGGATTCTATTGCTGGAATGCTATATCCCGGATACTATTTGCCAGAAAACAGGGCCAAAAGAATTGTGGAGCTCCTAGATGGGAAAAATGATTGGGACAAAGAATCAGCTTCCAAAATGATTTTGGATGTGACGTCCACCGTAAACCCACGACTGGTCACAGAATTGATAAAATTAGTAGATGTTACAATCTTGACCGATGAACAATTGGTACAGATAGATGCGTTAAAAAATTGGAATGGTGAATACACGCTGGAAGATACCAATGCTTTGTTGTACCATCGTTGTGTTTATTATGTCTTAAAAAATACCATGGAAGATGAATTG
The nucleotide sequence above comes from Flagellimonas sp. HMM57. Encoded proteins:
- a CDS encoding penicillin acylase family protein — translated: MKRLKKVLLIIASILLILVIGVFVFINTLKPDYDGEKKLSNLTGDVNVYFDTYGIPHIYADKQEDAFRALGYVHAQDRLWQMELLRRVAKGKLSEVFGKDLLETDKFFLSLGIDDHTKRTVSQLDMQSEMVVLSKAYLDGINEFIEKGPTPVEFYLTGLDKEPFVLEDIYDAVGYMAFSFAMAHKTDPLLTNIKNQLGESYLKDLAITSDTSTVWIKNYSNTISDSLETNIAMRVDDIMKKLPIPQFEGSNSWVLAPEKTKSGKVIFANDPHIGFAQPSVWYEAHVSTPDYEKYGYHIAGVPFPLLGHDRNLAYGLTMFQNDDLNFYYEQTNPSDSAKYRTELGWKDYEYVTKEIKVKDAKSISFTYKKTRHGPIMNGIAKQISEEKPIAMSWVYTKEKNEVMNALYGMTHAKDIDGFKAALPKIHAPGLNVMYGDAKGNVAWWASAKLYTMPDSISTKFVLDGASGKQESLGYLDFSKNPSAINPPWNYVYSANNQPDSIAGMLYPGYYLPENRAKRIVELLDGKNDWDKESASKMILDVTSTVNPRLVTELIKLVDVTILTDEQLVQIDALKNWNGEYTLEDTNALLYHRCVYYVLKNTMEDELGPELFEQFLATHLMKRQIAWGTKMSIGAWWDNVNTKDKVETRDDIVLKSFADAWESILKDFGPDTNQWTWDKVHTLEHGHPIGQVESLRSFFNVGPFPVHGSREVINNMAFPYDSTGYYKVNSGPSTRRIIDFSDVENSISILPTGQSGNPFSKHYKDQAELYIKGKFRKMMMNKEEIQNTAESKLIFKPKK
- a CDS encoding thioredoxin family protein; this translates as MKYLVSFLFFFIFTISMTPQSGSDPAVWSHEVKKISDTEYELLFKGKILEGWHVYSQYTAEGGSLPSEFTFEGAGKDYELIGKTTESETITEYSDVFEVDETFFKKNAVFTQRIKLLKPDLNQISVNLFYQICKEVCIPKDELFQISLDGTAFQTSKQELDERSAALGSSLKLDLKNKNLLDKDGLETIRGKSNMIWMVFGLGFLGGLIALLTPCVFPMIPLTVSFFTKRTKQKSKGIADALLYGFFIVLIYFLLSLPFHLFDSVDSQILNTIATNIWLNVLFFAIFVFFAFSFFGYYELTLPSSWANKMDAASSKVGGGMGIFFMALTLAIVSFSCTGPILGGLLGSTTLAEGSVATNLSAGMVGFGLALALPFALFALFPAWLNSLPKSGGWMTTVKVVLGFLELALAFKFLSNADLVGNWGIFKREIFLGIWIVLFVLMTLYLFGVFRFPHDGPKQGLSSTRKFVGFLSLAFSVYLILGVLNMANLKLLSGFPPPDFYSIKETESDCPLGLDCYKDFEEGLAYAQKVNKPILLDFTGWACVNCRKMEENVWSDSSIYPILKEEYVLISLYVDDRKELPDDEKFDFEYDSGRIKEIETIGQKWGTFQTINFNAASQPYYVLLSPNLEILNDAVQYVDTEEYERWLKSGLEKYQFSMNR